The Microbacterium limosum sequence AGCGCCCCCCACAACCTCGGCGCACGCGCGGGATCGACGATCACCCACAACACGTCGGTGAGGGGTGGCCAGGAGGTGGAGAGGACCCCGGTCCGGCCGATGATCTCCCACGCCGAGGCGAAGAGGAGCACGCCGATCACGATCTCGATGGTCTTTCGGGACCGCGTCGCCGTGCCGACCGGACCGAGGTCCTGCACAGTCATCGGAGCAGGGTTGCCGATCCGCCGAAGACCTCGTCGAGCAGCGATTCGTCAACGTAAGTCGCGACATCAGGAAGATCGGTCATGCCCGCAGCCCGCAGGATCGGGTACATCTTCTGCTCGATGTCCTCCGCCGAGATCCGCAACAGACCCGACTCCGCGGTGAGATCGCTCGTCGTCATCGGGATCTGATTGATGTTCTCCTTGATCTGCTGGCTCAGCGAGAGTCCCAGGTCGGCTCCCCACACGTCGACCGCGAGCTGCGCGGCCACTTCGGGGTCGTCGGCGTTCTTCTCCCAGCCCTTCACGGTAGCCCGCAACCAGGCGACAACCAGGTCGCGGTTCTCTTCCAGGTAGGTGCGGTCGACGAAGATCATGTTGGAGTAGACATCCAGACCCAGGTCCTGCCACGACACGCTGGTGTAGTCCACACCCTGCTCTTCGAGGATGAGTCCCTGGTTGGTGGCGAAGGCGGTGATCCCGTCGACGTCTCCGTTCACGAGCGCTTGCACGTCGTAGCCGATCGGCACGAACTCGTAATCCGGCTCTAGCCCGTTGATGGTGAAGATGGCATCCAGTTCACGCTGCTGCCCCTGGGGGCTTCCGATGCGCTTGCCGATCATGTCCTCGACCGAGTTGATCGGGTTCTCGGAGAGCGACAGGATTGCCAATGGGCTCTCCTGGTAGACAGCACCGACGAGCACCACGTCGGCTCCCTCCGACACGGCGTCGATGAACGAGGTGAAGTTCGTATCGAGTCCGATCGGTGCGTCACCGGATGCGACGATCTGAACGGTGTTGGAGACGTTGGGGCCGCCCGGCAGCCATTCGGCGACGATGCCCTCCTCCGCGTAGTAGCCCTCGCTCTCGGCGATCCACATTCCGGCGAACTCCACGTTGGTGACCCAGTTCAGCTGTGTCGCCACGACCGGAAGGGACTCTTCCTCGGTCGATGGCTCCGCCGCACAACCGGCGATCGTCAGCATCCCCACCATGGTCGCACCCGCCCAGGCGAGACGCCTATCGCGGTGGCTTGAAGTCTTCATAAGCCTCTCAATTCTCGCGGCAATCATGACGCGATCTCTCGCGTTTTGTATACGATCCATGCTCGCTGGCTGTCGTTGCGCGGGCATGGCCTGAACATTTCCAGCGTGTAAAAGATGCTGCGCCGCCCGCAGGGGCGGGTCACCGGCGCCGTTCCCGGCACTGAAGCGTTCGGCGAGCACCCCGAAGTCAGGCGGTCGCTGCGATCCTCAGGATCACAACGCCGACGATCGACGACCCCCGCGATCCGGGAATTCGCGCGGCGATACCTGGGCGTGCTGCCGTGGCGCCTCGCCCACCGGGCGCGGTTCCTCCTGCTGGTGGCGCCCGTGAGGCTCGTCGTCGTGGGCTCCGGGGCGGTCTGGACCCGTGGTCGGCGTGATCGGTGCCTTCACGTCATGATCGTCGCGTTCATCCGGCATTGTCAGGCCGACTGGAACGCCGAGGGACTCATCCAGGGATCGAGCGACATCCGGCTCAACAACACCGGACACCGATAGGTGGCGGATACCCCGATGACCCTGCGCTCACTGCCGTGGATGCGGTCGTGAACTTCCCGCTCCTGCGCGCCCGCGAGACGGCCCGCATCATCGCGGAAGGGCTGAACACCCCGTTCGGCACCGCGTATCCGAAGCTCGCCGAACGCGACTACGGCGAGCTGGAGGGCACCTCGGCCGCCGCCGCGATCGCGCGCTGGCCCGACCGGGAGTATCCGGGCGCAGCGTCGCTCGACTCCGTCGCTGTGCACGGGGTCGTGGCCCTGACCCGCATCGCCACCGACTTCCCGGCAAGGCGGTGCTCGTGGTCTGCCACGGCACGCGAGGTGGTGGTGCTCGAGGGGCACGATCGTGCCGCCGCAGTCGCTCGTCGCGGGCATCCCGGGCAAGGTGCGCCGCGAGCTCACTGACGAGGAGGTCGCGGGGTTGCTCGGCAACTCCGCGCGCTATGTGCCGCGGTCGAAGGTGTACAAGGCGGCGGAGGGTCAGGACGCCGCGGGTTAGGACACCGCCGCGATCCGCAGGATCACGACGCCGACGACCGGCACCAGCGCGACGACCAGCGCCAGGATCGCGATGCCGCGCGCGAGACCGCGCACGAGGCAGACGATCGAGATCACCAGCGCCGCCAGCACGAGCGCGGCTCCGGCGAGGAACAGCACGATGAATCCACCCGCTCCGCTGCCGCTGCCGTCGAGGGCGGCGGGAACCCCGAGCACGAAGCCGGCGTACATGGCGGCGGTGCCAAGCACGGCGAGCAGGAGGGCGATGCCGGCAGGGACGCGGGTGGGGCTGACGTAGACGTCGCTGTCACTCATGGCGACCACCCTAGGTGTAGCGACCCGTGAGGTTGTGAAGGCGGCAGGTGGGGGTGTGGCCTCCGAGGGCGGTGTGGGGTCGTCGGTGATTGTATTCCTCGAGCCAGTCGGCGTAGGTGGCTGATCTTGCCGCGTTCGAGAGGTAGGTCGATGCGTAGGCCCACTCGGCGGCGAGGGTGCGGTTGAATCTCTCCACTTTCCCGTTCGTCTGTGGCCGGTAGGGGCGGGTGCGGATGTGCCGGACTCCCTCGCCGAGGGCCGCGGCGAAGTCGTGGGAGCGGTAGCAGGAGCCGTTGTCGGTCATGACGGCTTTGACGGTGAGGCCGGCTTCGGCGAAGTGAGCGCGGGCGCGGATCCAGAACCCGGCGGCGGTGTCCTTCTGTTCGTCGTCGAGCTCTTCGGAGTAGGCCAGGCGGGTGCAGTCATCGACCGCGTGGTGCAGGAACGAGTAGCCGGTCCCGGCGCGGCGGTTGCGGCGTCCGGCGTGACGGCCGAGCATCCGGTGGCCGCCACCGTCAGGGATCCGACCCAGTTTCTTGATATCGACATGCACGATATCGCCCGGCGCGGCCGCCTCGTACCGGATCGGTTTCGGCTTCCGAACGGGCAGCCCGGTGTTGCGGTCCAGATGCGACAGCCGCGGCATCCGATAGCGGGCAAGCACCCGACCCACGGTCGCCGGGTTCAACCCCAGATGCCAGGCGATCCGCCGAGCACCCCACCGCCGGTTGAAGCGGATCGCGACGATCCGCCGCTCCGTGCGACGGTCAAGCTGGGTCGGCGATCGATACGGACGGGAACTGCGATCAGTCATCGGCTGACCCGCCCGGTATCGATCGGCCCACTTCTTCGCCGTCGCCTGCGAACACTGGAACCGTTCCCCAGCCCGGGCGAGCGACCAGCCGCCGACAACGACCGCACGAGCAAGCCGAAGCCGCCCCCTCGGCGTCAAATGAGCATTAGCGTGAACCACGAAGACCTCCGGTCACCGATGCGAGTTGTCAGATACCCACATCGTCCCGGAGGTCTTCACCTACCCGCGACGCACACAACGTCCCGGGTCGCTACACCTAGGTCGCGGCCCAGCAGTTATCACCGCATGCAGGCACATCTCTCTGAGATCCTCACCACTGTCCACTCTCCCCAACTCTTGACCCTCTGACGTTCGCTGATCCGCCAACCGGACCCCGGACTCGCTCATTTCTGACTTCTTCACAAGAATGGACGTATCCTACCTGATATGGTAGCTGTTATCTTAGGTAGGAGGCGAAGGCATGAAAGGTGGCGTGATCCCGTTCCGGGGCACAGGCTCGGATGCCCTGCGCTATCTGGAGTCCGACCGCGCGCGGGCGGACGAGTATTACCTGGAGGCGGGGACCGCCCTGGCCGAGTTCACGGCGGTCGACGCCGAGGGCCGAGTGATCGGCGAGCTCGGGCTGACCGCCGAGGAGTACCGCCAGTGGGTTGGCTGGATCAACCCGCTCACCGGGGAGTCGATGGGCCGACCCCGGCTGCGGGGCGAGGGTGGCCGGGGGTCGCCCCGGTTCATGGAGATGGTCGTGAACGTCCCGAAGTCCCTGTCGGTCGCCGCCGGCCTGCACCCGGAGGTGTCCGAGGCCCTGGACGCCGCCCAGCGGGACGCGGTTGCGGAGATCCGGTCCTGGCTCGGCCAGCACTCGGTCACCCGCGTCGGCGCGCGCGGGAAGCAGGAGGTCGTGCCGATCGAGCAGCTCGAAACCGTGGCCGTGTCGCACAAGACCTCCCGTGCGGGCGACCCGCACCGGCATATCCACTTCCAGATCGGGACGCGCGTGTGGGCGGCCGGTCGCTGGCGCGGGCTCTACACCGCGGCGCTGTTCCGGCAGCAGGGCGCGATCCGCGCCCTCGGCACGGCGGTCATCGCCGCGCACCCGCAGCTCGCCGCGGTGCTCGACGCGCACGGTCTCACCCTTGACCCGGTGACCGGGGAGGTCGCGGAGCTGGTGCCGTGGAAAGCGGTCATGTCCAAGCGCGGGCAGCAGGTGGCGCGCAACCTCGCCAAGTTCGAGGCCGAGTGGGAGGCCGCGCATCCCGGCCAGGAGACGGGGCCGGTGGTGCGCGCCAGGTTGCACGCGAAGGCGTGGGATCATGAGCGGCCGAGCAAGAAGCCCAGCGTGCTCGGCTCCGAGGCCGGCTGGTTGCGCGAGTTGCAGGAGGCTGGCTACACCCCGGACCTGCCGCGCGCCACCGTGCAACCCCTGCGCACGCTGGACGAGCTGGCCGTGCAACAGGTCGCCTCCCGTGCGCTCGACCGCTGCGCGGCTGCTGCATCCGCATGGACCGTGCATGACGTGCAGGAGCAGGTGGCGCACATCGTCACCGAGGCCGGTGTGCGCGCCACCCGCGAGGAGCTGCGCGAGTTCATCACCATCACGACCCGGCTCGCGGCGGACGACTGCCTCTCGATCCTGCCGCCGGATGCGCCACGGCTGGAGCATGTTGCGCACCTCACGACGCTGCACGTAGTGGCCGTCGAGACGGAGCTGCGCGACCGACTGGCTGCACGCGCCACCCGGCCGGTGCACGGCGCAACCCCGCGCGTGCAGGAGCCGGGGCTGGATGCGGACCAGGCGCGCGCCGCCGCCGCGCTCGCCTCCACCCGGCCGCTCGTCGTGGTCGAGGGCGCGGCGGGCGCGGGCAAGACGACCATGCTCGGTGCTGCGATCCGCGCCGCCGGACAGGAGGGTCGTTCGGTGCGGGTGGTGACCCCGACGAAGAAGGCCGCCGACGTCGCCGCCGCCGAGCTGGGCGTGCCGACCGACTCGGTAGCGGCACTCGTCTACGACCACGGGTTCCGGTGGAACGCCGATGGTGTCTGGACCCGGCTGGCCGTGGGCGACACGGACCCGGTGACGGGCGCGACCTACCGCGGCCCGGCGAAGGAGAACCGACTGGCCGCCGCCGAGCGGGTTGTGGTGGACGAGGCGGGGATGCTCGACCAGGACACCGCCCTCGCCCTGCTGACCGTCGCGGACGAGGCCGGCGCGACGCTCGCACTCGTCGGGGACCGGGCGCAGCTCCCCGCCGTGGGGCGCGGCGGGGTGCTCGACATCGCGGCCGCGCTCGTCCCCCGCGTCTACTCGCTGACGAGCCTGCACCGCTTCGCGGACCCCGACTACGCGCAGCTCACCCTCGCCCTGCGGACCGGCCGCGACCCGGCCGAGTTGTTCGACCGGCTCCACGCGCTCGGACTCGTGCGGCTCCACGAGGACACCGAGGCGCTGCGCGCCGCGGTCGCCGCCGAGCGGATCGACGGAGCCGCGATCACCGCGGCGACCAACGACGAGGCGCGCGAACTGAACACTCTGATCCGAGAGGACCGGGTGCGCGCGGGCGCGGTCGACGACGCCCGCACCATCGACGGCGCGGACGGCCTGAGCATCGGCGCCGGCGACCTCATCCAGACCCGCCGCAACGACTCGGAGATGGGCGTGGCGAACCGGCAGACCTGGATCGTCCAGCACGTCAGCGGCGACGGCAGCCTGTGGGTGCGGGACGCCGCGAGCCAGCGGAAGCAGCAGCGCACCGTGCATCTGCCCGCCGAGTACGTCGCCGAGCACGCGCACCTGGCCTACGCCGCGACCGCCTACGGCGTCCAGGGCATGACTGCCCCCGCGTCGCACACCGTCCTGTCGGACGCGCTCGACGCGGCCGGCGTCTACGTCGGCCTCACCCGCGGGCAGGAGGAGAACAGGCTGCACGTCGTCGCCGCGGACCTCGGGGACGCGCGCGAGCAGTTCCAGGCCGCGCTCGAGCGGGACCGCGCCGACCGCGGACTGCGCGAGGCCACCGAGCGGGCGCAGGCCGCCGTCGCGGGCATCGTCGCGGACGGGCCGGTGCGCGTCGTGAACGCCGAGCGCACCCGACTGCGGCAGAGCATCGAGCAGGCCGAGCGCCAGGCGGCACGGTGGGCGGAGGCGGCCGAGGCGATGGAGCGCCAGTCGGCCGCGCACCGCGTCGAGGCCGAGGCGCTGCTGGCCGAGGTCGAGGCCGCCGCCCAGCAGGTCGAGGCGGCACGGGCCGAGGCCGTCCCGCCGCTGGTCGAGCAGGCCGGCACGGACGCCGCCGCGGTCCTCGCGGTCAGGGAGCGCCACGAGACGGCGATCGCCGCCAGGAGCCGTGCCGGGGCGCTGAGGCGTCGGAGCGCCGACCGGGCGCTGACCGAGGCCGAGCGCCAGCGCCACGAGGCCGAGCACCTGACCCGGCAGCGGTGGGGCTCGATCCCGCGTACGCCGGAGCAGGCGCCGGCGTGGGCGCAGGCGGCGGCCGAGCAACAGGCCGAGGCCGACCCGCGGCTGGCCGACGCCATGCGCACGCACGCGCAGGCCCGGCAGGAGCAGCGCCGTGCCGGGGACCGGCAGGAGCGGCAGCGGGCCATGCTGCACACGCGGCTGTTCAGCAAGCCGTACAGCACCGGCAGCCCGCGCCGCCAGGCCGAGAGCGCCCAGCAGCAGGCCGAGGCGCTGCGACGCCAGCTCGCGGAGCTGGAAGCCCTGCCGGTCGCCGAGGCCGCAGCCCAGGTCGAGGCCCGAGCCGAGGCCGAGCGCGTCGCAGCCGAGGCCCTGGCGCGGCGTGCCGCAGAGCTGCACGACTTCACCCGCGACCAGCACCGTCCGAGCCCGAGCAGCGGACCCGACTTCGGGCCGAGCCTGTAGCGACGCGCTCGGGGGCAAGTGCGCGCCGCTCCCCCGACGACTACCCGCGGCGGCCCGGCGGGAGCAGTCCGCGCGAGCGGGTGCGCACGAGCCAGCCCTGCGCGGTGGCGTGGGCGACGCCGTTGATCTTCGCCATCGTGACAGCAGGCGCCGCGTCCCCCTGCGCCGAGAGCTTGCCGTACTGGAGGGCGACCAGCTCGTAGAAGTCGGGCGTGCGCTTCGGGTTCCCGAGCGGCTTGAGCAGATCCCGCTCGCTGATCTTCCGGCCGGAGGGCAGCACGATCTTCCCGCCGGTGATGGTCACCGTGCGCTTCATGGCGAACAGGCGCTCGTTGATCGCCGCCTCGATGCGCGCGGTCGGCAGGGTGCGGAGGTCTTGGCTGGACACGGGATCGCCCGGCCGCCACGGGAGGTAGACGACGCCGGTGATGCGCACCTCCTCGGGCACGGCGAACTGCTGGCGCTGGAGCCGGATGAACACGCGGGTCGCCGTGGCTGTGTGCTCGATGTAGCGCCAGCGGCCGTCGATCGTCTCGTTCTGCTCCGAGTCGAGCTGCGCCTGCCGGTCGGCCTCGGTCGTCACC is a genomic window containing:
- the mobF gene encoding MobF family relaxase, with amino-acid sequence MKGGVIPFRGTGSDALRYLESDRARADEYYLEAGTALAEFTAVDAEGRVIGELGLTAEEYRQWVGWINPLTGESMGRPRLRGEGGRGSPRFMEMVVNVPKSLSVAAGLHPEVSEALDAAQRDAVAEIRSWLGQHSVTRVGARGKQEVVPIEQLETVAVSHKTSRAGDPHRHIHFQIGTRVWAAGRWRGLYTAALFRQQGAIRALGTAVIAAHPQLAAVLDAHGLTLDPVTGEVAELVPWKAVMSKRGQQVARNLAKFEAEWEAAHPGQETGPVVRARLHAKAWDHERPSKKPSVLGSEAGWLRELQEAGYTPDLPRATVQPLRTLDELAVQQVASRALDRCAAAASAWTVHDVQEQVAHIVTEAGVRATREELREFITITTRLAADDCLSILPPDAPRLEHVAHLTTLHVVAVETELRDRLAARATRPVHGATPRVQEPGLDADQARAAAALASTRPLVVVEGAAGAGKTTMLGAAIRAAGQEGRSVRVVTPTKKAADVAAAELGVPTDSVAALVYDHGFRWNADGVWTRLAVGDTDPVTGATYRGPAKENRLAAAERVVVDEAGMLDQDTALALLTVADEAGATLALVGDRAQLPAVGRGGVLDIAAALVPRVYSLTSLHRFADPDYAQLTLALRTGRDPAELFDRLHALGLVRLHEDTEALRAAVAAERIDGAAITAATNDEARELNTLIREDRVRAGAVDDARTIDGADGLSIGAGDLIQTRRNDSEMGVANRQTWIVQHVSGDGSLWVRDAASQRKQQRTVHLPAEYVAEHAHLAYAATAYGVQGMTAPASHTVLSDALDAAGVYVGLTRGQEENRLHVVAADLGDAREQFQAALERDRADRGLREATERAQAAVAGIVADGPVRVVNAERTRLRQSIEQAERQAARWAEAAEAMERQSAAHRVEAEALLAEVEAAAQQVEAARAEAVPPLVEQAGTDAAAVLAVRERHETAIAARSRAGALRRRSADRALTEAERQRHEAEHLTRQRWGSIPRTPEQAPAWAQAAAEQQAEADPRLADAMRTHAQARQEQRRAGDRQERQRAMLHTRLFSKPYSTGSPRRQAESAQQQAEALRRQLAELEALPVAEAAAQVEARAEAERVAAEALARRAAELHDFTRDQHRPSPSSGPDFGPSL
- a CDS encoding histidine phosphatase family protein, with amino-acid sequence MLRRPQGRVTGAVPGTEAFGEHPEVRRSLRSSGSQRRRSTTPAIREFARRYLGVLPWRLAHRARFLLLVAPVRLVVVGSGAVWTRGRRDRCLHVMIVAFIRHCQADWNAEGLIQGSSDIRLNNTGHR
- a CDS encoding histidine phosphatase family protein, translating into MNFPLLRARETARIIAEGLNTPFGTAYPKLAERDYGELEGTSAAAAIARWPDREYPGAASLDSVAVHGVVALTRIATDFPARRCSWSATAREVVVLEGHDRAAAVARRGHPGQGAPRAH
- a CDS encoding ABC transporter substrate-binding protein produces the protein MLTIAGCAAEPSTEEESLPVVATQLNWVTNVEFAGMWIAESEGYYAEEGIVAEWLPGGPNVSNTVQIVASGDAPIGLDTNFTSFIDAVSEGADVVLVGAVYQESPLAILSLSENPINSVEDMIGKRIGSPQGQQRELDAIFTINGLEPDYEFVPIGYDVQALVNGDVDGITAFATNQGLILEEQGVDYTSVSWQDLGLDVYSNMIFVDRTYLEENRDLVVAWLRATVKGWEKNADDPEVAAQLAVDVWGADLGLSLSQQIKENINQIPMTTSDLTAESGLLRISAEDIEQKMYPILRAAGMTDLPDVATYVDESLLDEVFGGSATLLR
- a CDS encoding IS481 family transposase; translated protein: MVHANAHLTPRGRLRLARAVVVGGWSLARAGERFQCSQATAKKWADRYRAGQPMTDRSSRPYRSPTQLDRRTERRIVAIRFNRRWGARRIAWHLGLNPATVGRVLARYRMPRLSHLDRNTGLPVRKPKPIRYEAAAPGDIVHVDIKKLGRIPDGGGHRMLGRHAGRRNRRAGTGYSFLHHAVDDCTRLAYSEELDDEQKDTAAGFWIRARAHFAEAGLTVKAVMTDNGSCYRSHDFAAALGEGVRHIRTRPYRPQTNGKVERFNRTLAAEWAYASTYLSNAARSATYADWLEEYNHRRPHTALGGHTPTCRLHNLTGRYT